Proteins found in one Flavobacterium channae genomic segment:
- the rfbC gene encoding dTDP-4-dehydrorhamnose 3,5-epimerase codes for MTFTETKLKGCFILEPKIFKDERGYFMESFNEKTFQEGIGQKVTFVQDNQSFSSRGVLRGLHYQCGEHAQAKLVRVLQGEVLDVAVDLRPDSETFGQYEAVLLSAENQTQFFLPRGFAHGFLVLSETATFFYKCDNFYNAASEGGILYNDETVNINWNFPTSELIISEKDQQLPNLLNAKKVW; via the coding sequence ATGACATTTACAGAAACCAAACTTAAAGGATGTTTTATCCTGGAACCGAAAATATTTAAAGACGAACGTGGTTATTTCATGGAGAGTTTTAACGAAAAAACTTTTCAAGAAGGAATAGGTCAAAAAGTCACTTTTGTTCAAGACAATCAATCGTTTTCAAGTCGAGGTGTTTTGAGAGGATTGCATTACCAATGTGGCGAACACGCTCAAGCCAAATTAGTTCGTGTTTTACAAGGCGAAGTTTTAGATGTTGCAGTTGATTTAAGACCAGATTCTGAAACTTTCGGACAATATGAAGCGGTTTTGCTTTCTGCAGAGAATCAAACCCAATTTTTTCTTCCAAGAGGTTTTGCTCACGGATTTTTGGTGCTTTCAGAAACAGCTACTTTCTTTTACAAATGCGATAATTTTTACAACGCAGCAAGTGAAGGCGGAATACTATATAATGACGAAACTGTAAATATTAATTGGAACTTTCCAACATCTGAATTGATTATTTCAGAAAAGGATCAACAATTGCCTAATCTTTTAAATGCAAAAAAAGTATGGTAA